In the Hirundo rustica isolate bHirRus1 chromosome 2, bHirRus1.pri.v3, whole genome shotgun sequence genome, AGAGCTGGCAGAGCAACGGGCACAAACAGCTCCGGGGCCCTGTGTGCTCTTTGTCTCCCCAAGTGCGGAGTCCCACCTTAGACCTTTCAGAGGAGGACTCCAAAAGCCGTAATTCTGAGGGTGGGAGCAGCCACAAGGTTTCTGACCAGTCAGCATCTGCACATCACAAGCCTGCAGCGAGCAACTCTGAGGATGAGGCGGACTCGGACAGGTGGAATGGCAGGAAAGCCTCCGGGCTGCAGCTGTctcctcctttaaaaaaagcaaaagtctTGAGTGATTTAGAGGACACAGCAGAATCTGAAACAGAAgccagagaggaggagaagagttTTGTGTGGGAGAGCTTGGTGCCCACTAGGATTGTGAGGAGTTCCAAATctggagctgcctccagcttcCATCACTCTTCTGATTCAGACTCGGAGAGTGATTCCAATAACAGCAATTACTGTGAAACTTCTGCAAAAACaaagatgaggaagaggaaaggaaaaacaaaagtcGTTAGAAAAGGTAACATTTTTCAAgttaatttctctgtttcttaaTACTGAGTAGATGACAGAGAAAATCTCCAAGAGAGCAGATCGTTCTCTCTCTTTGTTCAGCTCCTTATTTTGAGGAGTTCGGTAACCAAAACCCTCTGGGTTGCAGTTCCGTTActtgctttaattttctgttgagatattctgtgctgcagcagatttacagctgttattttcagtttgaagtaatttcattgatcatttttcaaaatgaatttGATTTGACTTTTTATTCTGTCAGTGATGTGTAGAGTCCTTAACACAGACAGGCACTTGGTAGGAGTAAGATTTAAATTCCACTTGTTTCACAAAGTTAAATTCTTtacttttggggttttattctgTAACTTTATCTGTCACTCAGATCTTTGTCTGCTGGCTGATCGTGATTTAGAGTTGGGTTGGgattggggattttttttaagcttatgAGAATGATGCTGATGTTTATTAAACCAGGTCATGCACATTGTGCCCTCATATAATCAGGGCATTGGTCCTGATTTGGAATTTGAAAGACTGTTGGTGTTTGGTGTCATCCTTCCAGGCCTGTCAAGGTGCTTTAAGAATCTTAAGAAAATTATTGCCTGTTAAGATGACTCTGTCTTGACAGTTTTCCACAAGGAATATTTACTTGTTTTGTCCCAAGATCTTATATTTAATACATATATAGAAGCGTCCTAGAAGAATTTCTGTtattgaaataaatatgtatttttatatatataactgCAACTATTTATGTGTGTATACACACTGCTCAGTTAGCCAGCTAAACAATGTATGTGGAAGCTTTTAGttatttttgaaatacttaTAATAATAACATAATCCATTTTGATATGTAAATCAGTCTATATATAGTTCTGTAATGTATATTATGTTACAGATAGTATATATTATAGATTTGTACTGTTTAGCATGAGATTTTATATatcagaaaatactgaaagcaaAGTTTTCAGATAAATTGTGCCAACACCTTGTGGGCTGTAGTGCCCCCTGCAGCTGAGCTCCTTGGAGCTAAGGCTGGATTTTCCTGCCCAATATTTCAGGTTTGGAATTTGGCCTGAACTCCAGGACACCCTGATGAGCCAGACCTTCACATCTTTGTGTCTTTTAAAAGCTCCTCCAGTTTCTGGGGGTCCTTGGTTTAATGCTCTCTCTGCCTGTGCCACCTGGCTGGACCTTTGCAGGTTTTCATTCTGGATGTTATTATAGATTTGTTCCAAATTTGGGATCTTGTATACAAAGTATAATTTTGATATTCTGGCAGTGTTGCAGAAAGGCTGGACTTCTTTATTCTTTAGCCTTGTGTTCCAGCTACTTAATAATATTGGAGGACAGTGTATAATATAAGATCTaactcttcttttctttagtcTGTGGATTAATTCACCTTTTATAGAGCATTTTGCAGAGTGCAGCAGAAATGAGTTGTGCTTTGGCCATCAAATCACACAATACAAGTACTACAAGTAGTAATATTCATGTATCATTTCTGGAAACTCttaacaaagaaaggaaattattatcCTTTGAAGAGTTATAAATAGGAATATACTGGAGTAGTACATAAAAGGATCTACATTTAAATAAGGACCAGATTTGGTATATGAAGAGATTGTTAATATTGGTACTCAAGCTGGACATTGGAATTTATGTCTCATACTTTTccagctgtttatttttttaaatttacctcaagaacttttgattttttttttttttttttgttagtatGTACAAATTGTTCTATTTAGAAGGGAAACACTTGATTTTCACAGTATATGATTTACACATtgaatgtttgttttaaaacacaacTTAAGCAagttctatattaaaaaaaacactggAAGATTCAATGTTAGCAGCAATCTGAATGTTAAAGTCACTAAGGATATGAAGGGTTTAAATGCTCTCCACCTAAAACTGGCTAAAATTGTGAAACTTGCATCCATGTGAAATAGTATCATTTCTTTTTTAGGATAAAAAGGTCTAAAATGTGTAATTGTTGTTGCAGGTATTAATAATATGGCAGCATTTGTTTGCTAAGTGAGGGAATTGGTAATTTCTGAGCTAATTAACAGAGTGATGCTAAAGAAAGCTCTTTTGAGACCACGAAAAGTGACAATCTCAAGAGTTAAAAGTACCCCTGGGACACCGATGGTATTTTAAGTAAAGAATCGAGAAAAATTGCACTTaacagtttaaataaaaataaaatccgaTATTTGTTTATTTCACTAAAAGCGGCAACGTTTGGGCGtaacaaacaaataatttcaggAACGTCAGACATTCAAAAGAACTTCCAACTCTTTTCTTTCGTAGAGCCAGCATCAGAGGAAGCCGGCCAAAGTCCCAAAGTGCTGCGGAGCAGGACGTGCATCATCAACTACAAGAAGCACACCAAGGTGCCCGGCGTGGGGGAGAAGAAGAACCCCCGCAGGTGTGCCACGCTGGCGGCCAACAAGATCAAGATCATGAGCCATGCAAAGGAGGAATTATCCAGCTCAGAAAGCGTTTACCCGGTCAGAAAGAACCGcaagcagctccagggcagcgCGTCCACGGCCTGCAGGAAGAAGCTGTTCAACAGCTCGGAGGTGGAGGCTTGTTCCAGGTCTGAAAATGAGAGTGAGCAGGTTTCTGGCAGGAAAAAACCTTCCTGCCCGGAGTCTTCTGTTTCTAGAAGGAAATACGTTATTGAGTCGGAGAATGAAAGGACTGACTCGGAGACAGAGACTCCGAAGGGGAGCGATAACCATGTGCAGCCACGCAaacccctctgtgctgcagctctgaataATTTTGACTACAACTCTTCGGAGGAGAATTCCACAAACCACAGGGTAGAAAATGGGGGAAAGTGGGGAATTTCTAGGCAGGCAGCTTCAGCCCACAACCATTGTACGAGTAACTCCGAAGAGGAGGTAGATTGTGACTTAGCTAAACTTGAAACTAAAAATACCAGAGTAGcagcaaataaaaaacccagagCTTCTTTCAAGAGATTAAAACAGGCGGAGGGcttcagagaaacagcagaatcCGAAAcgggggggaagaaaaaggagaaaagctccGTGTCCGAGGACATGGAAGCAGCCGGGACTGCAGGGAGCTCCAAAGCCAACTTCACTCGTTCCTCCTCGGACTCCGGGACCGACACCACCGTCTGCAGCGACGCCACGGAAACCAGGAAACGCAAGAGGAAATCCAAACCTGGCAGGAAAGAAACCCTCAACTACGACTCGCTGAAACCTTCCAGGAGACCGCAGCGGAGGAAACGGTGGAAACGAGGCAGCCAGGAGCGGGACTCGGAGGAGGTGGAGTACGGCGAGTgccggcgggcgcggcgccgcTCCAAGATCCGCACGCGCAACGGCGGCCGGCGCACCGTGCGCTACGACGACGGCGACGACGACGACAGAGCCCTCGAGGACGCCGAGTGCGAAACGTAACCTTAACAAAAGGAAAGCCGGCCcgtctctttctttttttttttttttttccccttgttttttttttccttttttttttttttttttttttaatggtaataGCACTAGAACTCATGGGTGCTGGCTCTTCTTTGTCCTACATTTCAgggaatatatttatatttttctatgaaaaagTTATGAATGTGATTAGATGATGACTTTGCtcctttttcatattttgactTGCACTTGCCTGCCCATGTAGCAGCATTTAGCACAGATGCCAAAATGTGCCTCATTATAGGGGCAATTTTTTGTCTTTACTGGTATTTTATTACATATAAACAAgagttaaaaaaatgttaaaacacTGCAAACAGGTTAATAGCAGTATGTTGAGTATTATTGTTATGGGTGCTGCAATGAAATACTACCTAGGTCATGCAACATTCAAGAACAGGTTTCAAACATCTCTAATGCTGTATGAAATCATCTACAGTAGTAACAGGCTTCTAAATAACTGTACACACTCTAAAAACCTGGTAGAGAAAGAGGAATGAAAAGGCTGATAACTTCACAGCTTGATTCAGTGCAGGTGCTGAATGTTCCGTGCCTGCATTGCTGATCAGCGTTTACCAGCGAAGAAGTTGATTTGCCATTTCCAGAGGCTGTGGTGAACAGGGGGTTCTGCTGACAGGTAGTACATCATTAATGTGACTTCTATACTGTAAACTTTTAAGATTATGAAATGCAGGTGAACTCTTGGGCctaaagggggttttttttgtgtgttttctttataaaatagaaaaaacaaacaaaacacttgtTCCTGTTTTCTTTATGCGTGGAAAGCTTGAGGTGCAGGATTCTGACATTCCAGACCTTTTTTTGCTACGTTTCCGTTGTTCCTCCATATTTGAAGTGTTTGAATGTTGGATTTCCCATTGATTAAACGTTACCAGTTTCTGAGCACTGCAGTACATCTCCTGTTTTCACAAGGTTTGAGGTGGCCCTTGttgacaagaaagaaaatttctccGGAAAATACGTGGAAATCCCTGGTTGAATACATATCAACGGACAAAAACACAGCAACTCTAAATCCTGAAGTTTTCCCTGGAATTGTGCTGGTGGGATCCCCCCAAATGGCTGCCCCCAGCTCAACACCAGGAATTTCTGTTCCTTCCCCACTCCAGGGTTCCTCctttgctctgcagcttccctttCTTGCAACTTCAGAAAACTTGGTGATTCCTGATTTCATCATTCAGTAGAAGATGTGGCAGAATATCAGATTTATCCTAACCTAGCTTATTTGAACTGAACTAGCAAAAGTTTGGGGATTGGTTTTCCAGCAGGTTGGACTGGTAGTGGAtctggaagggtttgggggtAAAGAAATTCAGTGCAGCTGCACAATCCTGGTGAATAATGACAGAGCTCCTTGTACAAATGGAAATGCATCATGGAAAAGGGAGCTGGCATCATTGAGAGCCACTTCTCCAACACCCTCACTGACATTGTCTGCATTTACCATCACTTTTGCTGTCACATTTACTGTCCTGGATATTATCTCAGCATAgagaaatactatttttttttttcttccttaaaactTCCATGGGTGAAGTCCAAAAACAACTAAAATTGTTCTTGCCCCTGGAAGTTTTATTTAGAGCATAGTCTGTAATAGGATGCAGCAGAATTTTGTAAATTCAAGATGTTTATCTGGATTCTTTATTTGGTTTCTGAAATACAAGCACTGTTGTGATTAGTGATGAAACTTGAAGgtggctttggtttttttgaggagCAAACTTCGTTATAGGGTAGTAAGCCCACTattcttttgtattttccatAAACTTTGTTGTTTAGCAGCTGCTTATTCTCAGTGTTCTCTGGAGTACAACCTCCAATTTGGGAATAACCGAAcatcagaggttttttttattgattttccATTTGAACAGCTAAAATTTGGCTGGTAGGTTTGTATTTCTAATCTAGGCTTAGATTTACAaagctggttttcttttcaggCGCTGTATTCTGTCACTGCACGCACAGGTTCATGGCGATCCCTGAAAGCTGGAGAAGGTTCTGGCCTCTGGAGCTGTAGATCCCAGAGGGAATCACTGCCTTAGGAACCCTGACACTTCTATTTGCTAAGCAAAGTATGTGCTGGTCTGTATTTCCTAATTTTATACACATAGGCAGTAGGAAATTATTAAACTGGAAAGGTATTTTGGAGTCTTTCaccctttgtttatttatttttaatttattaaaggAGCATGGTGACTCTTGCAGAAGTGGGAGTCCTTTCACCTTCCTTTAAGTGAGCAGTTTTGGTTTGGTCTAGCTGTACTCAGGGAAGTAGTAGACCCTTGAAAGTAGGATCTTTATTTAATAATGTGACTTTTGGACGGggtgttttgatttgtttttaaagcaggaCCTGGCTCTGTGATAGTGATCAGCCAGCATGAACAGAGGGAAACATTAAAGTGCAGGACAGAATCAGAATCAAATTCTTTCCTGTTGAAGGCTTTGATGATGTACATGTGTTAGTGGACCAAAGTAAAGCTGTACATACACCTGGAATGTCACTGTGCTCTTCTTATTTGGTTCAACCAGGCCAAGGGAcgggtcctgcccttgggtcacaacagcCCCGtggagctccaggctgggcagaggggctggaaaagccctgggggtgctggtgacaggggCTGGACAcgagcccaggggtgcccaggtgggcaagaggccCCTGGCACCTGGGCTGGATGAGGAAttgtgtgtgcagcaggagcagggcagggattgtccctctgtgctccagggctgtgtccagctctggctcctgcaggagagccctggaggggctggagcgtgtccagggcagggaagggagctggggaaggggctggagccccaggaggggctgagggagctgggaaagggctgagcctggagaaaaggaggctcagggggaaccttgtggctctgcacaagtccctgacaggaggggacagccgggggggtcgggctgtgctcccagggaacagggacaggacaaaaCGCCATCGAGTTCAGGCAGGGGAGCTTTAAATGGGATATTTGGATGATTATCTTCACTGAAAAGATGGTGAATCCTTGGAAGAAGTCGCCAAGGGAGGCGGTGGAGTCACCGGAGCCGTCTGGATGTGGCGCCTGAGGCCGAAGTTGGGGGTGGGTAACAAGGGCGGTGCCGGGCGCCGGTGGCACCACACACGGTGGTGTCCCTCACACTCGGTGATGGCACCACACACACAGCGGTGTCCCTCACACTCGGCGATGGCACCACACACACACGGCGGTGCCCCTCACACTCGGTGATGGCACCACACACACAGCGGTGTCCCTCACACTCGGCGATGGCACCACACACACACGGCGGTGCCCCTCACACTCGGTGATGGCACCCCACACACACGGCGGTGTCCCTCACACTCGGTGATGGCACCCCACACACACGGCGGTGTCCCTCACACTCGGTGATGGCACCCCACACACACGGCGGTGTCCCTCACACTCGGTGATGGCACCCCACACACACGGCGGTGTCCCTCACACTCGGTGTTGGCACCACACACACAGCGGAGTCCCTCACACTCGGTGATGGCACCACACACACGGCGGTGTCCCTCACACTCGGTGTTGGCACCACACACACAGCGGTGTCCCTCACACTCGGTGTTGGCACCACACACACAGCGGTGTCCCTCACACTCGGTGATGGCACCCCACACACACGGCGGTGTCCCTCACACTCGGTGATGGCACCCCACACACACGGCGGTGTCCCTCACACTCGGTGATGGCACCACACACACGGCGGTGTCCCTCACACTCGGTGATGgcaccacacacacactcgGCGGAGTCCCTCACACTCGGCGACggcaccacacacacacagtggtGTCCCTCACACTCGGTGACGGCACCACACACACGGCGGTGTCCCTCACACTCGGTGATGGCATCACACACACGGCTATGTCCCTCACACACACCCAGCGGTGTCCCTCACACTCGGCTATGTCCCTCACACACACCCAGCGATGTCGCAGTCTCTCTCCCCGCCGTGCCCCGGAgcctcccagctctgttccgGCGCTGAGGGCGGGGCTGCGCAGGCGCGGGCGGCGGCCATGGCGACTTTCTtcggggaggtggtggtggcCCCGTCCCGGGCCGGCCtggacgaggaggaggaggcgcgGGAGGAGACGCCCGAGGACCGGGAGATCCGCAGGGAGATCGAGAAGAAAAGGTACCGGCTGGCGAgggaggctcaggctggagatcagggaaaggttcttcccccagagggtgctggcactgcccaggctccccagggaatgggcacggccccgaggctgccagagctccaggagcctttgggcagcgctgccagggatgcacgggctgggattgttgggtctgggcagggccaggagctttATTTggatggtccttgtgggtctctCCCATCTCGGGGTGTTGTGTGGTTCTTTTCCCAGGGAGATCGATGTCCTGTGGACCGGGCAGGCGGGCGGCTGTGCCGAGGAGCCCTTGGTGTGCTCCAGGTTCATCGTGGCCATTGGAAGGAACGCTGCGGGTGCGTGCAGAACCAGATgctgctgggattttggggcaTAAATTTGAGGAGGCAGAAAGTGGGAGGGAGGTGTAAATGTGCCAGGACATCCCTTGCTCTaaaccccagtgtccagcctggccttgggcactgccggggatccaggggcagccacagctgctctgggaattccattccagctcttcccaccctctcagggaacaattcctccccagtatcccatctaaccctgctgTCCTTGAGTTGAGgtcattcccccttgtcctgtcatcCCATTAGCTTtggaaaagtccctctccagctttcttgaaGCCCCTCTGCTGAATGTGCAGCTCCTCATTGAGGAGCAGAGGTTAAACCTGGAGGCAGCTGAGTTGTCCGGAGAAAGCTGAAGTTCCTCTGTGCATGTAAAACACAGTTATTGCTACAGCTGTTTGTTCCTCCTGAAAATTGATGTATTTTCAGTTGAACTGCAAAAGTGAAGTATGTTTTTGTTTAGGGTTTTAGTTGGGACAGTCCCCCTTTTCCTTTACCTTTGATTGTTTATTAATTGGCAACAGATTTGTTCTGATAGTACCAAGAAGTTTTGCTTGCATTTAAGTGACATTTAGATGACATTCAGGTTTTTGCAGCGTTAACTTTGCTAATTTGTTTGGGTGTTGTtcacatttttccttgaaaagtAGATATTTTGGGTCTGTCTTTTGTAGCTTTAGACAGGAATCTGATTTATTAGCATTTTTGCCACACTCTTGCCTCTGTTTCCTGGAATCAGTGTAACAGTTCTGCCTTGCTGCCTCagtgatttttggttttaatctgCTATATCTGCTGTGTCAGAAAGTATTAAAGACTTAATATGTCACATCCTTAATTAATGCTAAAGAAATAAAGTTGATTGTAATGCTATAATTCCTAAGAACAAGTGATTTTGATGTTAGGGATCTGTATATGTTGAACAACTCTCTCATCCTTTTAAATTTGGGTACAGTGGGGCTATTCACATTGCTGATGTTTCTTAGATTTGGTAAGTAAATCTAACTTGATAAAAATGAGTTATTCTTCCTTCAGTTTGCAACAGTCTAATTTAGTCCagctatttgtttattttattctttctaaatatatattctttatAAATTACCTAAAACCATCACAATAaattaacagtattttttatgGCTTTTGCAGCTTTCCTGTCATCTTTTATCCTGGATTCTGTGTGCTGGGAGGTGGTTGGAGTTGTGAAGCTGTGGAATGAGTGGTGCAGAACATCCAGCACCACAAATGTCCTCCCCACAGActctttctgtttgttctaCAGGTTGATATCAGATCCCACAGTAAGTGACTCCAGCATTAATTCCTCTGTGCTTTGGctttctgaaaaagagaaacttcATCCACCCCCAAACGAGGCACTTGAGGATCGTGGATTAATCTCATAAATGATCTGAGGGGTTAATTCTCACTAAAACCTTGTGGAGCTCAGCACAAAGATGTCACAGCCCCGAGGCTTCACAGCACCTGTGAGCAAAAACCCTCATTGAAACAGGGTTAAAGAAACCCAGAATAACTGAACAAGTTACTGTCTGCAGCCTCATCATCCTTACAGGTGATTATGAGCTGCTGTTGTGCCCTTTAAACCACTTGCTTACACAAGTTGTTActttttttaggttttattgTGCCAGTGTAGTTGCTACGTGGCTGAGGATCAACAGTTCCAGTGGCTTGAGAAGGTAAAACtggcaagaaaataaatggagtAAGAAAATCCTAAGGGTGGGGATCTTACTCTCTGATACTTTAAACATGACAGTGTTAAGTAAGTTTCCCCTGTGGTTTTCTGttattaaatattcaaaaatagATTAATTTTAGTCCCTGCAGGATCTGTGAAGTCCCTTTCTAGATGCTGCCAGCTGTATCTGATGTAACCTCCCAGCTGAGTGCAGTCACTCTTTTTGGACAATTTCAGTTTTGCTGGCCCTTAACCACTTCCCAAACCTTTTTCCTGCTTGGTTTTCATTTCCCATGACTTAATTCAGCTGCATTTCACCCCTGGgagaatttttcctttaaaaaaaaaacaaaaaaaaaaaaaccaacaaaccaacagcaattTGTACAGCTGCCAAAGGATCAGCAGACAAACCAGTTGTGGAACTCCTGGTGGATGGTGTCAGCTGCTGGGTGTGTTCTGTGCCTTTCCCAAgggggagctggaggggaaGGTGCCTCCCAAGCAgcatttttcccatttgttCCCAGATTGAACATTCCCAGGGCCTCACCCTAGCATCCTCCAGGTACAGGAGCACTTCTGGCTCAGTGGAGTCCCTCCGAATAtcataattttgattttaataagATAAAAGACAGGAGGGAATGTTCCTCCTCTTGATTTTCCTGATGGATTTGGGTCACTGCTTTGCTTGGAGGAAGAGTGGTTTACTTTGTCTTGCTGTCTGTATCCCTGCCTGTTTTAAATCTCTGCTGAGCTGATGGATGAGCAGGGCTTCTGAAGCTGTGCTTAGACATAAGTGTGGCTTTTTAATTGCGTCTCATTAAAAACCTTGAGACCTCAAaccttttgcttttgctgtatCCCACCCATTCCTGCCCTTCATTTAAAGTGGGATTGCAGGAGGAAGGTGACTGGGGGGTTGTTTGTCTTCCCCAGTTGTTGGTGTGATTTCCAGCGTGGGtgttcctgagcagcaggagtgtGGTTGTACCAAGTCAATGTTCCTGAGTATTTTTAGGCTTTGTGGTTATTGGTATTTTTAACTGTGCAGCAGAAACAACGTGCTGGCAATCTTTTTGCTTCTGATGTGAATTGCGGACCTGTTCTGGGTGTAAATCCTGATTTGCTGAGCATCTCTCATCTCCACGAGTCACACCTTTACATCTGGGTGTGTTTTCTCTGTGAGGGATCACTGACAAACGAGAACGCACAGGTTGGAGTTTTGCAGCCAGTGTTCCCAACAAAGCAAGTGGAAAATAGGTGGGCTTCTGAATATTTCTGTCAGATTTCTGTCAGGGTGATGACACAGCGATGggagagcacaggcagcttCCCTCCTGGGACTGGCACACAGACAGGAACAGGCAAATTTCTGTCACACGTTCCaaattctctgttttct is a window encoding:
- the PSMG1 gene encoding proteasome assembly chaperone 1, producing the protein MATFFGEVVVAPSRAGLDEEEEAREETPEDREIRREIEKKREIDVLWTGQAGGCAEEPLVCSRFIVAIGRNAAAFLSSFILDSVCWEVVGVVKLWNEWCRTSSTTNVLPTDSFCLFYRLISDPTVLLCQCSCYVAEDQQFQWLEKVFGSMQKKGLQVTILSTCPVADYKTQESTLTLVSPFLRALKTKEFQEEVCCPLLEQPNIVRDLPAAVLSYCQVWQIPAVLYQCYTDVIKLDTVTIEAFKPLLASKVLKSLAKDASESTKILKKFLTTSETQNNIYI